GATTTTTTCTAAATAATTTTTAGCAACTGTATCTTCTAAAATAGCAGCATCAAAACGTCCAGCCTGAATTTCTTGTACGATTTCTGGTATACGGTCACGCCCCTCCGCCTGGAAGTTCACTTGCTTGTTAAATTCATTCGCTTTTTCTTCTTGAATAGAACCTGTTTGTACCCCTACTTTTTTACCTTCCAAATCTTGTAATGACTTAATACCTGAATCCTTTTTCGAAACAATCATGTTTTTAGCAACAAAATAAATATCTGTAAAATCCGCATTTCCCTTACGTTCTGGAGTTGGTGTCATACCAGCCATAACAAAGTCAACTTTCCCCGAGCTAAGCGATGCTAATAATCCTCCAAAATCCATATCTTTCACTTTCACTTCATAACCAAGTTCTTTCCCAATATACTTTGCAATATCAACATCAAAACCGATAATTTCATCACTCTTTGAAGCTTCCACATATTCATAAGGTTTATAGTCTGCTGAAGTACCCATAACGAGTACTTTCTTATCTTTCTTCGTATTCGATTCCTTTGTTTCTCCCTTACTACAAGCACTAAACATACTTATTATTAAAATAAGTGCAAATGAAATTGATAATAACTTCTTCATATTTCTCCCCCTAATAATGTATATTTAAAAGTTTTATAGAATTTTTATTCGATGTTTGTATTGTAGCAGTAATTTTATTTTTATGCAACAATTAAAATAAAATTAAAATACAAATTCTATTAAAACGGTTTTTCTAGGTTAATTAATGTATAGATTAGTGTATAAAATATACATTTCATGTATATTCCCTCTCATTACAAATGATTATAAACAAATGTTATTAACTTCACCTCCTAATAAAGTGCAACTTTAATCAGAGGGGGACTTTCTTTAACTTCTATTGATTATTAGCCCTCACCAATCAGGATTTTACTGCTCACAAACATCCTAATAAATGGAACAAAATAAAAAACNNNNNNNNNNNNNNNNNNNNNNNNNNNNNNNNNNNNNNNNNNNNNNNNNNNNNNNNNNNNNNNNNNNNNNNNNNNNNNNNNNNNNNNNNNNNNNNNNNNNGTGTAGATTCTTTCTGTTCAGTTACTGAGTGTATTTTATTATTAACCCATACAAATCCTATCCCAATACATATGGAAATTCCCCAGCCAACAGCGGTCATGATTGCTCTCATTTCACCATATCCTTCTACACCAAAAACAGAAATGAAATAGATTTTTAAAAAGCTTTTTAAAATGAATTGGAGACCAAAAAATAGTGTTAAATATTGCAAGGCTGGATATATGCGTTTGTCACGGTAAAGAGTGCGGCTCTTATCTCGGTCATGTCCTTGCAAGGCTGCGATATCAGCTGCGAAATATAACATGAGTGGTTTTTTAATAAAGATTGTACAGATGACAATGCATCCGAGTACGATATGATAATATGCATCATTCCATAGCATTCTCTCAGCAGAACCAGATAGTAAGTCTACTGTCGTGTTAGCAATAAGGGTAATAAGAATAAAGAACCCTGTAACGTTGAACTGCTTTTCTTTCTTAAAGCAGTACAGTGTATAAAGAATTCCCGGTACTGAGGAAATAAGCATTGCATAATAAGGATCAATATGCGTTTTTGCAAATTTCCAAATGAGAAAAGGGAAGACGAGATAAAATACAATATCGAATATAGCTTTCTTATTTTGATTCATTTTGTGCCTCCTTAGTTATAGATATATTTTACAATACAATTTCTGAATATTGTACAAGATTAATTGATAATTGTAATCAAATTAAAATTATTTTAATTTAGTGTTGACTTTAATTTGATAACTTGTATATAATACAAATTGTAATCATTACAAATTAGAAATTAATCTCAATTAGCTTCAGGAGGATGAATATAGATATGACAAAACGTTTAGTAGGGAAACAAGCACCACGTTTCGAAATGAGTGCAGTAATGCCAAATAAAGAATTTAAAAATGTTAGTTTAGAAGAAAACATGAAAAATGATAAATGGACAGTATTATATTTCTATCCAATGGACTTCACCTTCGTTTGTCCAACAGAAATCATTGCACTATCTGATCGCTACGATGAGTTCGAAGATTTAGATGCGGAAGTAATCGGTGTTTCTACAGATACAGTACACACACATTTAGCATGGATTAACACAGATCGTACAA
This sequence is a window from Bacillus pseudomycoides DSM 12442. Protein-coding genes within it:
- a CDS encoding transporter substrate-binding domain-containing protein, translating into MKKLLSISFALILIISMFSACSKGETKESNTKKDKKVLVMGTSADYKPYEYVEASKSDEIIGFDVDIAKYIGKELGYEVKVKDMDFGGLLASLSSGKVDFVMAGMTPTPERKGNADFTDIYFVAKNMIVSKKDSGIKSLQDLEGKKVGVQTGSIQEEKANEFNKQVNFQAEGRDRIPEIVQEIQAGRFDAAILEDTVAKNYLEKIKGLQGIEIQEAPEEVGAAIALPKNSDKTAEFNKVIKKMQENGEMDKLVKKWFGSKK
- a CDS encoding peroxiredoxin; translation: MTKRLVGKQAPRFEMSAVMPNKEFKNVSLEENMKNDKWTVLYFYPMDFTFVCPTEIIALSDRYDEFEDLDAEVIGVSTDTVHTHLAWINTDRTKNGLGDLRYPLAADTNHVVSSEYGVLLEDEGIALRGLFIISPEGELMYQVVHHNNIGREVDEVLRVLQALQTGGLCPANWKPGQETL
- a CDS encoding VC0807 family protein: MNQNKKAIFDIVFYLVFPFLIWKFAKTHIDPYYAMLISSVPGILYTLYCFKKEKQFNVTGFFILITLIANTTVDLLSGSAERMLWNDAYYHIVLGCIVICTIFIKKPLMLYFAADIAALQGHDRDKSRTLYRDKRIYPALQYLTLFFGLQFILKSFLKIYFISVFGVEGYGEMRAIMTAVGWGISICIGIGFVWVNNKIHSVTEQKEST